The following coding sequences lie in one Epinephelus moara isolate mb chromosome 17, YSFRI_EMoa_1.0, whole genome shotgun sequence genomic window:
- the corin gene encoding atrial natriuretic peptide-converting enzyme, with protein MLEGLFVWQVRDLDLAEVQDTCSGHIPSALDRHSAATLSGIFGSGLLDSSPLPSPEPIADSDPGYHSNSTSPSPFFETENVTASLHIDDDMTYSASTPAATTSLPPASSSQAPPTQTYTTPPDWLSSVTSLSTSWPISSTAAPDSGSCQLIVEPQCHMLPYNQTWLSSSVAVVKSSEVDMLLRFFSYLSRLSCYRHIMLFGCSLALPECIAAEGTHNRRVVLPCASFCEAAREGCEPVLQMFNASWPDFLRCSQFSNVTFASSPPSTPSLPSSPSSPSSPSFPSSSPMATAVPAPPACYTPRQIKGKPSVCGGKDHFLCATGICIPQKLVCNGYNDCDDWSDETHCVCTDGEFRCSTGRCLSPALVCDGYDDCGDLSDELSCVCDPAREHRCGDGRCVSRDWLCDGDHDCLDKSDELNCSCKSQGLLECRNGHCIPSAFRCDGEDDCKDGSDEEQCSREQTQGVCPPGQPSCISTSCPSVCGVGGAACDPRTNNNNNCTRCEPISLELCMNLPYNLTSYPNYLGHLSQRESSVSWESSLFPALVQTGCYQYLMFYACTLLVPKCDPVSLQRVPPCRSLCRNAKEKCESVLGIVGLQWPEDSDCSQFPEEGGNTTCLLPEDGVDECSPSHFKCRSGRCVLATKRCDGHLDCDDHSDEDNCGCSERALWECPGSKVCIKASMICDGFPDCPLLVDEANCSVCRDNELSCNNHQCVHRTLWCDGKKHCSDSSDEWNCVSLSDRSGSVLTVFRTAAEYQVCADEWNHELSKLTCNQLGLGVPSSVSMVTDHPGVPGRRRWLHVHPEWSQRNGSALQARLEKRSHACHSRRRVSVLCTREECGLRPAVSIHPHRKKRILGGRVSRRGAWPWQCSLQSGQSGHVCGCVLIARRWALTVAHCFEGRESADLWKVVLGLNNLDHPGVHSQSRGVRSIIVHPRYNRAVVDYDISVVQLDSEIEETPFVRPVCLPEPAQLPSPDSYCYITGWGHMGNRMPFKLQEGEVRIISLSQCQSYFDMKTITPRMLCAGYDAGTVDSCMGDSGGPLVCEEDGGHWTLFGLTSWGSVCFSKVLGPGVYSNVTHFTPWIQQQIYIHTYLTD; from the exons ATGCTGGAGGGACTGTTCGTCTGGCAGGTTAGAGATCTGGACCTGGCT GAAGTTCAGGACACCTGTTCAGGGCACATCCCAAGTGCTCTTGATAGACACTCAGCGGCCACTTTATcag GTATATTCGGCAGTGGCCTCCTGGACTCcagccccctcccctcccccgaGCCCATCGCCGACAGCGACCCTGGTTACCACAGCAACAGCACAAGCCCCTCCCCCTTCTTTGAGACGGAAAACGTCACGGCTTCGCTGCACATTGACGATGACATGACATACAGCGCCAGCACACCTGCTGCTACCACCAGCCTTCCTCCAGCATCCTCCTCTCAGGCTCCGCCCACCCAGACTTACACAACgcctcctgattggctgagctcTGTGACATCACTCAGCACCAGCTGGCCGATCAGCAGCACCGCGGCGCCTGACTCAG gtAGCTGTCAGCTGATCGTGGAGCCTCAGTGTCACATGTTGCCGTACAACCAGACATGGCTGTCCTCCTCGGTTGCCGTGGTGAAGAGCTCAGAGGTCGACATGTTGCTAAG GTTCTTCAGCTACCTCAGCAGACTGTCCTGCTACAGACACATCATGCTCTTCGGCTGCTCGCTGGCGCTGCCCGAGTGTATCGCCGCCGAGGGGACGCACAACAG acggGTCGTGCTGCCCTGCGCGTCGTTCTGTGAGGCAGCGAGGGAAGGCTGCGAGCCCGTCCTCCAGATGTTCAACGCCTCCTGGCCCGACTTCCTGCGCTGCTCGCAGTTCAGCAACGTCACCTTTGCTTCGTCGCCACCATCAACGCCATCTTTGCCGTCCTCGCCATCCTCGCCATCCTCGCCATCCTTCCCATCATCATCGCCCATGGCAACAGCAGTCCCCGCCCCCCCCGCCTGTTACACGCCGAGACAGATCAAAGGGAAACCCT CTGTGTGCGGCGGGAAGGACCACTTCCTGTGTGCGACAGGGATTTGCATCCCACAAAAACTGGTGTGTAACGGGTACAACGACTGTGACGACTGGAGCGACGAAACACACTgcg tgtgCACAGACGGAGAGTTTCGGTGCAGCACTGGTCGGTGTCTGTCGCCCGCTCTGGTGTGTGACGGCTACGACGACTGTGGAGACCTGAGCGACGAACTCAGCTGtg tgtGCGACCCGGCTCGTGAACATCGCTGTGGTGACGGGCGCTGTGTGTCCAGAGACTGGCTGTGTGACGGAGACCACGACTGTCTGGATAAGAGCGACGAGCTCAACTGCT cctGTAAGAGTCAGGGTCTGCTGGAGTGCAGGAACGGTCACTGTATTCCTTCTGCTTTTCGTTGTGATGGAGAGGACGACTGTAAAGACGGCAGCGATGAGGAGCAgtgcagcagagagcaga cTCAGGGTGTGTGTCCTCCTGGTCAGCCCAGCTGTATTTCCACTTCCTGTCCATCAGTGTGCGGCGTGGGCGGCGCTGCCTGCGACCCCCGaaccaacaataacaacaactgcA cCCGCTGTGAGCCCATCAGCCTGGAGCTGTGTATGAACCTGCCCTACAACCTGACCAGCTACCCCAACTACCTGGGCCACCTGTCCCAGAGGGAGAGCTCCGTGTCCTGGGAGTCCTCTCTGTTCCCCGCCCTGGTTCAGACCGGCTGCTACCAGTACCTCATGTTCTACGCCTGCACGCTGCTGGTCCCCAAGTGTGACCCAGTCAGTCTGCAGAGGGTCCCGCCCTGCAG GTCTCTGTGTCGTAATGCGAAGGAGAAGTGTGAGTCTGTGCTCGGCATTGTGGGATTGCAGTGGCCTGAGGACTCTGACTGTAGTCAGTTTCCAGAAGAAGGAGGGAACACAACCTGTCTGCTGCCAGAGGACGGAGTCGACG AGTGCTCCCCCAGCCACTTCAAGTGTCGATCAGGTCGCTGCGTCCTGGCGACCAAACGCTGTGACGGACACCTGGACTGTGACGACCACAGCGATGAGGACAACTGTG GCTGTTCTGAGCGCGCTCTGTGGGAGTGTCCCGGCAGTAAGGTGTGTATTAAAGCCAGTATGATCTGTGATGGGTTCCCAgactgccccctgctggtggACGAGGCGAACTGCT CGGTGTGCAGAGACAACGAGCTGTCCTGTAACAACCATCAGTGTGTTCATCGGACTCTGTGGTGCGATGGAAAGAAACACTGCTCAGACAGCTCGGACGAGTGGAACTGTG TGTCTCTGTCCGATCGGTCGGGGTCTGTACTGACGGTGTTCAGGACGGCAGCAGAGTATCAGGTCTGCGCAGACGAGTGGAACCACGAGCTGAGCAAACTGACCTGCAACCAGCTGGGACTAGG AGTTCCCTCctctgtttccatggtaaccgACCACCCTGGAGTCCCGGGCCGCCGGCGTTGGTTGCACGTCCATCCTGAGTGGAGCCAGAGGAACGGATCAGCTCTGCAGGCCCGCCTGGAGAAGAGAAG TCATGCGTGTCATTCCAGGAGGAGAGTATCCGTGCTGTGCACCAGAGAAG agtgtGGTCTGCGCCCGGCGGTGAGCATCCACCCCCACAGGAAGAAGAGGATTCTGGGAGGACGTGTGTCCCGACGGGGGGCGTGGCCATGGCAGTGCTCGCTGCAGAGCGGTCAGAGTGGTCACGTCTGCGGCTGCGTCCTCATCGCGCGGAGGTGGGCTCTGACCGTCGCTCACTGCTTCGAGGG GAGGGAAAGCGCAGACCTGTGGAAGGTGGTGCTGGGTCTGAATAACCTGGATCACCCAGGTGTCCACAGTCAGAGCCGCGGCGTGCGCTCCATCATCGTACACCCGCGCTACAACCGGGCGGTGGTCGACTATGACATCAGCGTGGTGCAGCTGGACTCAGag atcGAGGAGACGCCGTTCGTCAGACCGGTGTGTCTGCCTGAGCCGGCCCAACTTCCTTCTCCTGACTCCTACTGTTACATCACAGGCTGGGGTCACATGGGCAACAGGa tgcCCTTCAAGCTGCAGGAAGGGGAGGTTCGGATCATCTCGCTGTCTCAGTGCCAGTCCTACTTCGACATGAAGACCATCACTCCCAGGATGCTTTGCGCCGGTTACGACGCTGGAACAGTCGACTCGTGCATG ggtgACAGCGGCGGCCCGTTGGTGTGCGAGGAGGACGGTGGTCACTGGACG